A window of Prevotella fusca JCM 17724 genomic DNA:
TCGTATAGATGTAGACCCGGCAGCTTTGCTTGATCCTACAAACCGCTTCCATCTGCGTAGTGTTACAGTAGGTTTGAACCTTGCTTCGCAGGGAAAGATCTATTGGGATGAGCAGAATACCATCGGTCAGAACTTCTATGCTGTCTTAGGTGCTCATGCTGATGCTGACTTCGGACCATTACATGTCAATCTATGGGTTCGTAATCTGACGGATACAAAGTATAACACCTTTGCCGTACAGAGTGCTGCTACTGGTACTCGATACACATTTGCACAGATGGGCAATCCTTTCCAGATGGGTATCGACTTCAGAATACATTTCTAATAGATAGGTTCTAAGACCTCTTCCTATTTCTCCGAAATAGTGGAGTGCCTGGCAGGATACATGTTGGCGGTTAATAGCTTGTCAAAATGGAATAGACCTGCAAATGTTTAGTAAGAGGATGTGTTAAAACTATAATGAACCTTCTGAAAAAGTAACGTTTTATAATCTACAAATCCCAAGAGCCATGTCGCAACTCCTTATTAGAGTTGGACATGGCTCTTTTTTTGATTCTTCCGTTAAATGCATAGATGCCTGTCATGCAATGTATATAGTCTCAATGTGAAATATTCATCATTTCTGAGTCCATATATCTGTCTTTTAAGAACCTTTGTTTTTACCTCTGTTCTTCTTTTCCGAACAGTGTCTATTTCATTTTCTTGTGCAGTTTACGCAAAGCCTTGTCGCGAATCTGGCGCACACGCTCACGCTTCAGTCCCATGTGTTCAGCAATCTCAGACATGGTGTAATGGGCTCCTGTCAGACCATAGATATATGTGATGACGCTTTTCTCACGTTCGTCAAGAACATCCAGCCCCTTTTGAATTTCAGCACTGAGAATTTCCTGGTTGAGATGTTCGTCGGCATGTTGTGCGTTGTCATTCTCCAATACATGCTGCAGTGTGAAGTTGTTATTGCTTCCTACAGGTACGGGCTGGTCGATTGAGATGGGATGTGAGCGTTTCTGCTCAAACTTACTCTTCTCAGTCTTAGGCAGTTTGTAGAGTGCAGCCTGTTCTTTTATCGCCTCTTCCATGGCGGAACGGATATAGGGAGCTGCAAAAACTACAAAGCGTACACCCTTTGAACCGTCAAATTTCTGTGCCGCATGCATCATACCTATGTTTCCCTCGCTGATGAGGTCATCTTCTCCTAATCCCCGGTTGCGGTACTGATGTGCCAGAGAAACAACGAATTTCAAGTTGGATTTGGTCAGTTTCTCCAGAGCTTTTGCATCTCCAACCTTTATTCTTTCAGCCAATGTGCGCTCTTCCTCGTCAGAAAGAAGCTGTCCGTTGGCAATTTCTTCGATGTATTTTTCGTTTGAAATCATAATAAGGGATTTTAAAAGTTGAATACCAGCAGGCAGCGTTATGCCCTTTCTGTCTGGTTATTATTGTTTCTGTTTTTTCTGATATACCATTTAACGATGAAGTAGATGCAGGTAATGATGACCAGGACTATCAAGCCGATTTTGATGTATTCACCATATTCTAAAATCTTATCGTGAAGTTGATTCTCTGGAACAAAAGAGTGCATGTAGTGTCCCAGAAAAGCAAGAATGCTGTGCCATGCACCTGCACCAAGCGTGGTATATAGCAGGAACTTCCA
This region includes:
- a CDS encoding sigma-70 family RNA polymerase sigma factor — translated: MISNEKYIEEIANGQLLSDEEERTLAERIKVGDAKALEKLTKSNLKFVVSLAHQYRNRGLGEDDLISEGNIGMMHAAQKFDGSKGVRFVVFAAPYIRSAMEEAIKEQAALYKLPKTEKSKFEQKRSHPISIDQPVPVGSNNNFTLQHVLENDNAQHADEHLNQEILSAEIQKGLDVLDEREKSVITYIYGLTGAHYTMSEIAEHMGLKRERVRQIRDKALRKLHKKMK